DNA from Aliarcobacter skirrowii CCUG 10374:
AATATTCCAATACCAACATATAAGCGCGATGTGGGGACGCATAGAGTTAATCGAGGTCACGGATGGAAGTGTGGCTCGAAGGATGTAGGTTGTTAAGTAGGCAAATCCGCTTAACACTAGACCGAGATCTTACAGGCTCTTGACACTCTTCGGAGGAGATGGAGAATCGATGATACTGTCGTGCCAAGAAAAGCCACTAAGTTTATTATATGTTGCCCGTACCGTAAACCGACACAGGTGGGTGGGATGAGTATTCTAAGGCGCGTGGAAGAACCCTCTTTAAGGAACTCTGCAAAATAGCACCGTATCTTCGGTATAAGGTGTGCCTACTTTGGTATATGAACTTGCTTCAAAAAGCTAAAGAGGTTGCAACAAAGAGTCCCTCCCGACTGTTTACCAAAAACACAGCACTTTGCTAACACGTAAGTGGATGTATAAGGTGTGACGCCTGCCCGGTGCTCGAAGGTTAATTGATGATGTCAGCGCAAGCGAAGCATTTGATCGAAGCCCGAGTAAACGGCGGCCGTAACTATAACGGTCCTAAGGTAGCGAAATTCCTTGTCAGTTAAATACTGACCTGCATGAATGGCGTAACGAGATGGGAGCTGTCTCAAAGAGGGATCCAGTGAAATTGTAGTGGAGGTGAAAATTCCTCCTACCCGCGGAAAGACGGAAAGACCCCGTGCACCTTTACTACAGCTTGACACTGTAGCTTGGATATTCATGTGCAGGATAGGTGGGAGGCTATGATGACTAGACGCAAGTAGAGTCGGAGCCATCCTTGAGATACCACCCTTGAATATTTGAGTTACTAACTGCGATGAGTTATCCTCATTCAGGACAATGTCTGGTGGGTAGTTTGACTGGGGCGGTCGCCTCCTAAATAGTAACGGAGGCTTACAAAGGTTAGTTCAAAGCGGATGGAAATCGCTTGTTGAGTATAATGGCATAAACTAGCTTGACTGTGAGACCTACAAGTCGAACAGAGACGAAAGTCGGTCATAGTGATCCGGTGGTTCTGCGTGGAAGGGCCATCGCTCAAAGGATAAAAGGTACGCCGGGGATAACAGGCTGATCTCCCCCAAGAGCTCACATCGACGGGGAGGTTTGGCACCTCGATGTCGGCTCATCGCATCCTGGGGCTGTAGTCGGTCCCAAGGGTATGGCTGTTCGCCATTTAAAGCGGTACGCGAGCTGGGTTCAGAACGTCGTGAGACAGTTCGGTCCCTATCTTCCGTGGGCGTAGGAAAGTTGAAGAGATTTGTCCCTAGTACGAGAGGACCGGGATGAACCAACCACTGGTGTACCAATTGTTCTGCCAAGAGCATCGTTGGGTAGCCACGTTGGGATGTGATAAGAGCTGAAAGCATCTAAGCTCGAAGCCAACTCTAAGATGAACTTTCCCTGAAGTTCCCAGCAAGACTAGCTGGTTGATAGGCTGGATGTGTAATGGGTGTAAGCCCTTTAGCTGACCAGTACTAATAGAACGTTTGGCTTATTTTTAACAATTTTCTTTGGTTTACTATCTTATTAAGCATATCTTTTTATGTTTAATAGACAATTGTGTTTATTTTTTTAGAAAGAAAAAAAGGCGTTTACTTGAAAAAATGCAAATTTTTTTAAGAGCCAAGACTTTAGCATTATTTTTTCTTAACTCTAATTGAGTTGAGTGCAAAGAGTATTTATTATTTACTTTTTTCACTCAACTTGTTGGTGGCTAAAGAGAAGTGGAAATACCCAGTCCCCATTCCGAACCTGGTAGTCAAGCACTTCATCGCCGATAATACTGCTGGGTCCCCCGGTGGAAACGTAGGTCGCTGCCAGCTCTTGAGTATTTATTCAAGCCTTTATCTATTCACTTATCTCAAGTGTTTAGGTGAAGGCTTTTTTTATGTCTGCTATTTGTGTATCTTTATTGATTTTTTATTAATTTATGTATTTATTCATTATTCTATTTAATCTCTTATTACTCTTGTTGTTATTTGATTCTTATCATCTTTAAAGTAGCTTATTCTTTTATTCTCATCTAGTAATTTTTTTAAAAAACTATTTTCATACTCTTCATTTAAATTCTCTTTATTAAATGTTTTTAAATCTTGACATTTAAAAACACCTTTACAAATTTTATCATTATAAATATCTACATCAAAAATTAAATTTCCTATTTATTTTAGGCATAAAAAAAAGGTTCGAAGAGAAAACTCTTCGAACCTTTTTAAGTTTTATAAAAACTCTAAAATTGCTTCTTATAGGAATGGGTTTGCATATAATGCAATCATAGCAATAACAAGTGCGTAAATTACTTGAGCTTCAATCATAGCTAAAGCAATAAACATAGTTGTCATTAATTTTCCACCTAAACCTGGGTTTCTAGCAGTTCCAGCAATTGTAGCAGCAGCAGTATTACCCATACCAACAGCTCCACCAAGAGCAGCTAAACCTAAACCAATACCAGCAGCAACTACAGAGTATGCTTTTAGTGTTTCATTTGCAACAGATGCATCAGCAGCGAATGCCATACCAGCGAATGCTAGCATTAAAAGAACGATTTTTTTCATTCTATATCCTTAAAAAATTAAATATCTCAAAGTCTGTTCGGCTTGCGTATCCCTACTTATCACTTTGACGGTTGCTATTTTACAAAAATAAATCTAAATATAAGATAAATTGGATAAAATATTTTTTTATTTTTAATGGGGAGATATATGAAAAAGTTTATAATTACACTACTTATAATTGTTCTATTTATAACATCAACTTTGTACATTATACTTTTTACAAAAAGTGGTAATTATCTTGTTGCAAATTACATTGAAAAAAGCTTTAATAAAAAGCAAAAAGATTTTACTTTAAAAATAGATAATCTTGTTATAGATTATGATTTATTAGTTTTAAAAGCTACATTAAATGATCACTCTAAAATAGAATTAAATGCTATGTACTCTATTTTTAATAAAGAGTTGATGGCAGAATATTTTATAGATATAGAAGATTTATCAATATTTAATGATTTAGCAAAAATGAAACTAAAAGGTGATTTAAAAATAGTTGGAAATATTGCTCATAAAAATGATACTACAACTATAAAAGGTATTTCAAATGTTGCTAAAAGTGATACAAATTATGAAGTTGTTTTAAAGAATTTTAAAATAAATGATATATATATTGATACAAAAAATGCAAAAATTGATGAGTTGTTGGCTATTGTTAATCAGCCAATATACACAACTGGTATATTAAATGTAACTTCTGAACTAAAATCAAATAGTAGTGATTTTTTTGATGGAGTTATTAAAGTAGATATAAAAAATGGAAAATTAAATAATGATATTATTGAAAAAGAGTTTAAAACTTCTCTAAAGCAAGATGTTTTATATACTTTAAATAGCCAAAGCAATCTTTTAAAAGATGAACTAAACAGCACTATTGATCTTTTATCAAACCTTGCTAAGATAAATATTAAAAACTTAAATTTTAATATAAAAGAGTCTATTTTAAAGAGTGATTATAATATTTTAATTTCAGACTTATCAAAACTTAAAGATTTTACAGTTATACCTTTAAGAGGTAAAAATATATCTTTAAATGGCAATATATATAAAGATTTAAAAGATTTAAAAGTAGATGGAGATTCTAAAATTTTAGATGGTATTTTAAAATTAAATTTAATAAATAATGATGTATCAATAAATTTAGAAAATGCAAATAGTAAAAAACTTTTATATATGTTAAATCAAAATGAGTTTTTTGATTCAAATATAAATTTAGATTTAAAATATAATATTTTAAGTGGAAATGGAAATTTTGCTTCAAATTTAAATAATGGACATTTAGTAAAAAATAATTTCTCAAAAAATATTGAAAAATTTGCAAATATTGATATTACGAAAGAGCTTTATGAAATAGGAACTGTAAAGGGTGAAATATTAATTGATAAAGTAATTAGTAATATCTATTTAAAAAGCTCAAAAAGTATAATAGAGTCAAAGAGTTCTATTTTAGATTTTAAAAATAAAAGGATAGATTCAAAATTTGATATTAATCTAAATGGTAATAAATTTGTAATATTTTTGGAAGATGATATAAATAATCCAAGTATAAAAATAGATATAAAAAATCTTTTAATTGAAAGTATCAAAAAAAGTAAAGAGAGTGATAAAATAGAGAGAAAAATAGAAGAACTTTTAAATAAAAATGGAATTGAAAATTCAAAAGAGTTAAAAAATACAATAAAATCACTCTTTTAAAAAATATGAAAATTATTATCATTTTAAGAAATGATAAAGCTTTTTTTTGTTTAAATACACAAAACAAAATGAGGATTATTATCATGAAATATACAAAGAGAGTTCTTTTTTCTTTATCATTAGCTGCTTCTTTAGCTTTAGGAGCAAACGCTTCTTCTTTGGCTAAAGATACAACTAAATCAGAAATTACAAAACAAGTTTCAATTTTAGAAGCATATGCAAATATAGCTTTAGACAATTATACACAAGCTTTAAATGATGCAAAACTTTTACAAGATGCAATAGATAAATTTGTTGCAAAACCTACACAAAAAAATTTAGATAATGCAAAAAAAGCGTGG
Protein-coding regions in this window:
- a CDS encoding F0F1 ATP synthase subunit C, whose amino-acid sequence is MKKIVLLMLAFAGMAFAADASVANETLKAYSVVAAGIGLGLAALGGAVGMGNTAAATIAGTARNPGLGGKLMTTMFIALAMIEAQVIYALVIAMIALYANPFL